DNA from Prevotella melaninogenica:
TATCGCAGAGGTACGTGAGTACGATTTTAATGGGGTAAACAAGCAAATAGAATCACTTATAGCTTTGAGTCACACCTACGACGATATGGCTATTGTTGAAAAAATGAAAGAGATTGTACCAGAGTATGTAAGTAATAATAGTAAATACTCTGTACTCGATAAATAATTCATTGGTCGAGTAGTGGATTTTTAATTACACTTAATGGAATATAAAAAAGAAGATTCTTTTGTCCTTTTCTTTGAGTTTCTGCGTTTTTGCTTAAAGGAGGATGCTAAGGTACCTGCTAATTTAGTAGAGATGGATTGGGATGCACTCTATAAGTTTGGAAAAAAACAAGCTATTCTTGGTGTCTTATTTCATGGTATAAAGAAGTTGTCAGAATCTCCATATCGTCCTAATAAGGAGCAAATATTTAAGTGGTATGGTGCTTACTCTTATATAGAGCAAGCTAATAAACAAACTTATAAAGATGCAGATGCACTTACAACATTATTACGTGAAAAGTATGGTGTACGTAGTTGTGTTTTAAAAGGGCAAACTAATGCATTGATGTATCCTGATCCCTATATGCGTACATCAGGCGATATAGACCTATGGACTGATGCAAAAACGTTAGATATTATACGTATTTCTCGTGAGTTAGATAGTAAAGGAGAAATCGGATATCATCACATTGAACTGAGTTATTTTAAAACACCAGTAGAAATTCACTTTTTCCCTTCATTTATGGGAAATTTGTGGCATGAATATAAGTTACGTCGATACTTTGATCAATGCAAAGAAAACCAGTTTAAATATCTAACTGAGTTACCAGATGGTTTAGGAAAGATTTATACTGTAACGGATGATTTCAATCGTGTGTTTCAGTTGACTCATTTGATGCACCATTTCTTTTTTGAAGGTATTGGTTTAAGACAAATGATAGATTATTATTATTTGTTGCTACGTGGCTTTAGCGAGA
Protein-coding regions in this window:
- a CDS encoding nucleotidyltransferase family protein, which codes for MEYKKEDSFVLFFEFLRFCLKEDAKVPANLVEMDWDALYKFGKKQAILGVLFHGIKKLSESPYRPNKEQIFKWYGAYSYIEQANKQTYKDADALTTLLREKYGVRSCVLKGQTNALMYPDPYMRTSGDIDLWTDAKTLDIIRISRELDSKGEIGYHHIELSYFKTPVEIHFFPSFMGNLWHEYKLRRYFDQCKENQFKYLTELPDGLGKIYTVTDDFNRVFQLTHLMHHFFFEGIGLRQMIDYYYLLLRGFSEKERKETLHVLKDVGMCKFTAAVMYVMKEIFGLQDKYLLLEPNDRIGKMLVSEILMAGNFGFHDHRYSFAGKSVYSQYFLEIYRNLHFAIDFPSETVWGRPISRWWHMIYKAYLRRQLRRSSK